One region of Juglans microcarpa x Juglans regia isolate MS1-56 chromosome 7S, Jm3101_v1.0, whole genome shotgun sequence genomic DNA includes:
- the LOC121240354 gene encoding secoisolariciresinol dehydrogenase-like: MDGTSMLAPIAKRLAGKVALITGGASGIGETTARLFAEHGAKVIIADIQDELGFSICQDKSTNGAISYVHCDVTSESDVQNAVNTAVSTHGKLDIMFSNAGRVAQLDANILAFDQEEYKKVFDVNVWGSMLAAKHSAKVMIPEKKGNIIFTASSVTQSQGMASHTYTASKHAVVGLTKNLCVELGQYGIRVNCISPFAVATPMLLKVLGIDKETIQEIVSTAANLKGPVLEAVDLAEAALFLASEESKYVSGLNLVVDGGFSATNIAFPEAIRKLSN, translated from the exons ATGGACGGCACATCCATGCTAGCTCCCATTGCTAAGAG ACTAGCAGGCAAGGTTGCCTTGATAACCGGAGGTGCAAGTGGCATTGGCGAGACTACGGCAAGACTATTCGCTGAACATGGTGCTAAGGTAATCATTGCTGACATCCAAGACGAGCTTGGTTTCTCAATTTGCCAAGACAAAAGCACCAATGGTGCCATTTCCTACGTCCATTGCGATGTCACTAGCGAGTCTGATGTCCAAAATGCTGTCAACACTGCGGTGTCGACGCATGGGAAACTCGACATAATGTTCAGCAATGCAGGGCGTGTTGCCCAACTAGATGCAAATATCTTAGCCTTTGATCAGGAGGAGTACAAGAAAGTTTTTGATGTGAATGTCTGGGGGTCAATGCTGGCAGCAAAACACTCGGCTAAAGTAATGATTCCAGAGAAAAAGGGCAACATTATATTCACCGCAAGCTCTGTAACACAGTCACAAGGAATGGCCTCGCACACCTACACGGCGTCCAAGCATGCCGTGGTGGGACTAACGAAGAATTTATGCGTTGAGTTGGGGCAGTACGGAATTAGAGTCAATTGCATATCACCATTTGCTGTGGCCACACCTATGCTCCTAAAAGTGTTGGGAATAGATAAGGAAACGATTCAAGAGATTGTGTCCACCGCGGCAAATTTGAAAGGGCCAGTTTTGGAAGCAGTAGATTTGGCAGAGGCAGCTTTGTTCTTGGCGAGCGAGGAGTCCAAGTACGTGAGTGGGCTCAACCTTGTCGTGGACGGGGGTTTTAGTGCCACCAATATAGCTTTTCCAGAGGCCATACGAAAGCTCTCCAACTGA
- the LOC121240226 gene encoding secoisolariciresinol dehydrogenase-like has protein sequence MDGTSMLAPIAKRLAGKVALITGGASGIGESTARLFAEHGAKVIIADIQDELGFSICQDKSTNGAISYVHCDVTSESDVQNAVNTAVSKHEKLDIMFSNAGRFARVDANILAFDQEYKKVFDVNVWGSMLAAKHAAKVMIPEKKGNIIFTASSVTQSQGMASHTYTASKHAVVGLTKNLCVELGQYGIRVNCISPFAVATPMLLKGWGIDKKETVQEIVSTAANLKGPVLEAVDLAEAALFLASEESKYVSGLNLVVDGGFSATNNAVSEAIRKLFN, from the exons ATGGACGGCACATCCATGCTAGCTCCCATTGCTAAGAG ACTAGCAGGCAAGGTTGCCTTGATAACCGGAGGTGCAAGTGGCATTGGCGAGAGTACGGCAAGACTATTCGCTGAACATGGGGCTAAGGTCATCATTGCTGACATCCAAGACGAGCTTGGTTTCTCAATTTGCCAAGACAAAAGCACCAATGGTGCCATTTCCTACGTCCATTGCGATGTCACTAGCGAGTCTGATGTCCAAAATGCTGTCAACACTGCGGTGTCGAAGCATGAGAAACTAGACATAATGTTCAGCAATGCAGGGCGTTTTGCCCGAGTAGATGCAAACATCTTAGCCTTTGATCAGGAGTACAAGAAAGTTTTTGATGTGAATGTCTGGGGGTCAATGCTGGCAGCAAAACACGCGGCTAAAGTAATGATTCCAGAGAAAAAGGGCAACATTATATTCACCGCAAGCTCTGTAACACAGTCACAAGGAATGGCCTCGCACACCTACACGGCGTCCAAGCATGCCGTGGTGGGACTAACGAAGAATTTATGCGTTGAGTTGGGGCAGTACGGAATTAGAGTCAATTGCATATCACCATTTGCTGTGGCCACACCTATGCTCCTGAAAGGATGGGGAATAGATAAGAAGGAAACGGTTCAAGAGATTGTGTCCACCGCGGCAAATTTGAAAGGGCCTGTTTTGGAAGCAGTAGATTTGGCGGAGGCAGCTTTGTTCTTGGCGAGCGAGGAGTCCAAGTACGTGAGTGGgctcaaccttgtcgttgacgGGGGTTTTAGTGCCACCAATAATGCTGTTTCAGAGGCCATACGAAAGCTCTTCAACTGA
- the LOC121240820 gene encoding uncharacterized protein LOC121240820, with protein sequence MKGVMRFGKKGKLSPRYIGSFEILDRIGPVAYRVALPPAFSGVHNVFHVSMLRKYIHDPTHITDHEPLQIQEDVTYTEEPLRILNRKEQVLRNRTISLVKVLWNNHAINEASWEFKEEMRVKYPHLFEENYYSL encoded by the coding sequence ATGAAAGGAGTCATGAGATTCGGAAAGAAAGGTAAATTGAGTCCTAGATACATTGGGtcgtttgagattcttgatcggaTTGGACCGGTGGCGTATAGGGTGGCTCTACCACCGGCGTTCTCGGGAGTGCataatgtgttccatgtgtccatGTTGAGGAAGTATATACATGACCCCACTCACATCACAGATCATGAACCCTTGCAGATTCAAGAAGACGTGACCTACACCGAGGAACCATTACGGATTCTGAACAGGAAAGAGCAAGTGTTGCGGAATCGAACTATTTCTTTAGTTAAAGTattgtggaataatcatgctatcaatGAAGCATCTTGGGAATTCAAGGAAGAGATGCGCGTAAAGTATCCTCACTTGTTCGAAGAAAATTATTATAGCTTGTAG